In bacterium, the genomic window GAGGTAGACGTGGTCGGCGCCGGAGGCAGCCTCCTGCAGCTCGGCGACGACCTTGGCCTTCTCGGCGAGGACCTCGTACTGGGGCAGGAAGTTCTTCTTGACGTCCACCCCGAGGCCCTTCTTGGGAAGGTCCCGGATGTGGCCGGCCGAGGCCTTGACCTGGAAGTCCTTGCCCAGGATCTTGCCGATGGTCTTGGCCTTGGCGGGGCTCTCTACGATCACCAACGATTTCGACACGCTTTACCACCTTTCGGTCCGGCAGAATGGCGCGAGTGCGCAAAAAGGGCCGAGACCCGCTCGTACCGCCCGGTTTCAGGCTCCATCGCCTGCTTTCCGGACAAAAATGCACCCCCACTCTATCACACTTTGAAAAACTCACTCGTCCGGTTTTCCTACGCACCGGGGCTCAGGCTCGGACGTACAGGCGACCGGGAAGCTGCTGCACCAGGGCCTTGAGCTCTAGAACAAGGAGGACGCTGTTGATCTGAGCGGGCGGCAGGCCGCTCTTGGCGGCGATCCGATCCAGGCTCGTCGGCTCGCCCTCGATGGCCGCCAGAACCCGGGCCTCGTCGTCGGCGAGCGCAAGCCGGGGGGCCTCGCGCGCCGGTGGCTTGGGCGCCTTCCAGGCCAGCTCTTCGAGCACGTCCGAAGCCGACATCACCAGGCGCGCTCCCTGCTGGATCAAACGGTGGGGGCCCAGCGAACAAGGAGCATCCGCGGGGCCCGGCACCGCCATCACCTCGCGGTTCTGGTCGAGGGCCATCTCCACGGTGATGAGCGCGCCGCTACGCTCCTTGGCCTCGACCAGCACGACGGCCTGGCACAGCCCGGCCACGATGCGGTTGCGAGCGGGGAACTGCCCGGCTGCGGGCTCGGTGCCGAGCGGGTACTCCGACAAGAGGGCCCCGCGCTCGGCGATGCGAGTGGCCAGCTCCTGGTGACCCGCCGGGTAGAGGCGATCCAGGGCCGAACCCAGCACCGCCACGGTCTTCCCCGTTTCGAGCGCCCCCTTGTGGGCAGCGGCGTCGACGCCGAAGGCCAGGCCGCTGACGACCACGACCCCGCTGGCGGCCAGGTCCCGCGCGAGGGTCTCGGCCATCCGCGCCCCGTAACGGGTGCAGCGCCGGGTGCCCACGATGGCGACCGCACGGCTCAGATCGGGCAGTTCGCCCTTCACGAAGAGCACCCCCGGCGGATCGTGGATCTCGCGCAGGGCGGCAGGGTAGGCGCTATCCCAGTGGCAGACCAGGTCGAGCCCCGCGCGGGACACCGCCGCAAGCTCGGCCTCGGGCATGAGCTCCGGGCGCTGGGCGGCAATCGCCTGGGCGATCTCGGGGCCGATGCCCTGGACCTGCGCGAGCTCGCGGGGGCCGGCGCGCCAGGCGGCTTCGAGAGAGCCGAAGCGATCGCGCATGCGACGCAAGCGGGTCGAGCCCACCCCTTCAATATTGAGGAAGGCGACGGCGTAGGCGCGTTCGGACATGGGCGTCCCTCCCGCCATGATTCTAACTTATTATGAAGCTGGATTCAAAAATAAAAGCGCCCCGATGTTCGGGGCGCGAGACGGATCGAAAAAAGGAAGGCAGGAACGGGCCGAAAGCGCTTAGCGCTCGTCCTTGCCAGAAAGGCGGCGAACCAGCCAGCAGTTGTTCTTGTTGAGGTTGTAGTCCTCGAGGATGAAGTCCAGGGCGGCGCGCATGATCTCGGACTTGCCGACCTTCATGCGCTGCTCGGTGCGGAGCTTGAGCATCACGACCTCGAGCGAGAGGAGCTGCTCTTCCGAGAAGTAGAAGGTGGCGCGCTGGTTGAAGACCTCGTCCTCCTCGCCCGACAGGGCCTCGGCGGGGGGCTCGATGTAATCCGCGGGCGGCTTCTTGGTGGTCGGGCGTCTTCTCATCCTTGCGATTCCTCTCTCCCTTACGCTCTTGGCCGGTGCGTGATCCAACTGCCCCGGGCACGTTGCTGGATCCTATCAACCGATCGCAAGCGCGGTATGTATACGGGATCACAACATCAACAACCGTCAAAACGTGACAAGGCCAAAATTGTGACGTTCGCACCGGACGCAAAGCCATACGGGGTGACGCCCGTCACCCTTTGAGGGCGGGTGTATACAAGGGGGGACGCTCAGGGTATAAGGGAGCGGACGATCGATCTCAATTTCACCCGGAGGACAAACGCGGCATGGCCCATTCCATCGGACGAATCGCGCAGGCTTCCCTGCTGGCGGCAGGCGTCATGCTCGGCACGACGAGCTGCACGCTCGGAAACCCCTTCATGCCCAAGGCCAAGATCCTGGTGACCGCAGAGCCCCAGGTGGCGAACTCCAAGCTCACCTACGACAAGAAAACCGGTCTCTTCAAGACGGATAGCGACCGGGTGACCTTCACCCTGAAGTCCTTCCCGGGCGACATCACGCCGGGGGTCCTCTTCACCGACTACAAGATCCGCTTCCTCAACCAGCTCCAGGAAGAGATCAACACCACCACGATCCCCCACCGCGAACTCAAGGCCACCCTGTACGTGCCGCGCGGCGGCGGCGGGACCGGCACGGCGACCACCGGCGGATCGGAGAAGATCGAAGTCGTCGCCGTCTCGTCGGCGGTCGAGCAGTACGGCATCGTGAACGGCTTCCGCACCAGCAACGGCGAGGTCGTCGTGAACGGGGAACCCTGGAGCCAGAACCTGGTCGGCGAGATCGTCTTCACGGGGCGCGACGACAACCAGAACATCGTCGAGGCCGTCGGCACGTTCACCGTCAACTTCCAGACCGACATCAAGGCGGAAGAGGAAAAGTAGTAAGCCATGAGAGGACCGTCCTTTCCTATGAAATCAATCGCATGGGTCTTCGCCGTTCTGGCGATCGCAAGTGCCGGCTGCGACAAGATCGGTCCCGTCTTCGGGCTCGCCGGCGAGCCCGCCAAGCCGCGGGCTACCGGCGCCATCAAGGGCAAGGTCGTCGACCGTAACGGCAAAGCCATCGCCGGCGCCAAGGTCAGCAACGGCGCGGCCCTCTACTACACGTCCGACGGCGAGCAGATCGTCAGGGACGACCTCTGGCGCTCCACCATGAGCGACGAGGAGAAGGCCAAGCACACGCTCACGCTCGGCGAGGGCGAGTTCGTGCTCACCAAGGTGGCGGCCAACACGATCACCCTGGTTCGCGCCGAGTTCGACGGCAACTTCTCGCCGGCGGTCCAGATCTACGTCGATGCCAAGACCTTCGACAACACCAAGGACGAGGGCGCTCCCACCGTGCTGGATGACGAGATCAAGGTCCCGGCCTACGGACCGGTCGACCGCACCACGCGCAAGAATGCCCTGGAGTACGTCGCCAGCACCGACACCCTGAACGGCACCCCCGCCGCGAGCCCCTCGACCTCCGTCACCTTCGATAACGGCGGCAAGGTCACCCTCCGGCTCAAGGCGCCCCCCGGCAGCGACGGTACCGCGGTGAAGTCCTACAAGATCACCTACTACCCGGTCGAAGCGGACCTCAGCAACCTGGCGGCCGCCACCCCCATCTCGACCGAGGTCGGCGACGGGCTCCTCAACAACCCGATCAGCCGTAGCCTCGCAACCCCCGTCCTGATCCCGCCCGCCACCCAGACCCGCTCGGGCAGCCCGGCCGACGTGCCGCTCAACATCGTGACCACGGACGCGAGCTTCAGCGCCTACGTCCGCGCGAAGTCCGAGCTCAAGGCCTACGTGGAGCTGTTCGACGCGAACGGCGCCATCCTGGAGCGCGACACGACCACGGCCGCCACCATCTCGACCACGGTGAGCATCCGCCTCAGGGAGTAAGGAAACGCGAAGTAAGTAAAAGGGCCGACCCAGCTGGGTCGGCCCTTTTACTTACTTGTTCTCCTCGTCGAGCTTGAACTCGGTCTCGACCTGGGAGCCCTGGCCTCCGAAGGCCTCGAACTTGTCGCTGTCCGTGTGGAAGACCGCGCGCTCGGCGTTGATCCAGTCGCCCGACTCGCGGCGGATCTTCACGTCCTGGGTCAGGGTGATGGTCTGGTCCTTGTCGCTGAAGACCGCCCGCTTGCCGGTCGCGTGGCGATCCTTCTGGTCGATCTTGACGAGCTGGCCCGTGAGGATCGAGTCGTTGGTCACCTGGTCGATCTCGAGGTTGTCGCCGGTGGCGACGGTCTTCTCCTTGATCGCCTTGTCCCGCTCGGGATCGGGTTTGCTGGTATCGACGATGCCCTCGCGGACCAGCCAGTCACCCTTGATCTGGGTCAGGATGACGTTGCCGTCCATGAAGATCTTCTTGCGGGTGTTGTCCATGAAGGCGTGATTGCCTTCGGCCCGCTTCTCCTTCTGGAAGGCGAGCACGTTGCCGGTGAAGTCCGCGTCCTTCTTCTGGGTCCAGTACATCATCTTGTCCGACTGGATGAAGGTGTCCTCGCGCTTGAGGGCGGCCTTGAGCTTCTCCTTCTTGGCGGGGCCCGCGGGCTGGGCGCCGGGGTCGCCCGCGCGCAGGAGGCGCACCTCCCCGTCCACGAAGACCCGCTTCTCGTTGTGGAAGAAGGTCATCTTCTTGCCGTTGAGGGTGGTGGTGGGCTCGTCGGGCTTGGTCTGGACGAGCTTGAAGGGCACCTCGATGTACGAGACCTTGACCTTGGAGTCGTGGCGCAGCTTCTCGGTCTCGATGGTCATGTCGTCCTGGAAGATCTTGACCGCCCCTTCCAGGAGCGC contains:
- the dprA gene encoding DNA-processing protein DprA, whose product is MSERAYAVAFLNIEGVGSTRLRRMRDRFGSLEAAWRAGPRELAQVQGIGPEIAQAIAAQRPELMPEAELAAVSRAGLDLVCHWDSAYPAALREIHDPPGVLFVKGELPDLSRAVAIVGTRRCTRYGARMAETLARDLAASGVVVVSGLAFGVDAAAHKGALETGKTVAVLGSALDRLYPAGHQELATRIAERGALLSEYPLGTEPAAGQFPARNRIVAGLCQAVVLVEAKERSGALITVEMALDQNREVMAVPGPADAPCSLGPHRLIQQGARLVMSASDVLEELAWKAPKPPAREAPRLALADDEARVLAAIEGEPTSLDRIAAKSGLPPAQINSVLLVLELKALVQQLPGRLYVRA
- the lptC gene encoding LPS export ABC transporter periplasmic protein LptC; amino-acid sequence: MNRRLIPALLALSLLLAAPPAWSARKPVQTPEPIPTLPPAPSVPAGGPAIPPPVPGVGGWGATPTPKPSLAPLKPGAVKGAVRILSQSLSYDRKASLALLEGAVKIFQDDMTIETEKLRHDSKVKVSYIEVPFKLVQTKPDEPTTTLNGKKMTFFHNEKRVFVDGEVRLLRAGDPGAQPAGPAKKEKLKAALKREDTFIQSDKMMYWTQKKDADFTGNVLAFQKEKRAEGNHAFMDNTRKKIFMDGNVILTQIKGDWLVREGIVDTSKPDPERDKAIKEKTVATGDNLEIDQVTNDSILTGQLVKIDQKDRHATGKRAVFSDKDQTITLTQDVKIRRESGDWINAERAVFHTDSDKFEAFGGQGSQVETEFKLDEENK